Proteins co-encoded in one Bombus pyrosoma isolate SC7728 linkage group LG4, ASM1482585v1, whole genome shotgun sequence genomic window:
- the LOC122566449 gene encoding hyaluronan mediated motility receptor-like isoform X3 — MSFSKAKIQRFNEFENDVPPPGAYDPKLDNKVKGFVIEKSERFHDNKSVASAECNVSVCTKNASNVAITFRTPQPPRKHNRDQTRSSSKVKSRGLITANDQKLKYDSEHQLADLQVECSNKDRTIQELEKHIEDMKEEVQKLELQLDELHKKQTEVEEQHRKDIEIMAKLQQEILNGYDEKHQTEVKRLRSQLLEVSEEKEREIEARKAMEGDLRNRIADFSKRIAALESELADKKHTNVKRVQSLEIQIEELTIKLEEITVSHKYEVGLLEQEKAKLNSCVSNLMEERDKLELKLQKRQNVILELQGQLSALQCELDELKGEYEKVVENFSKKVGDLRYKYEEETNKLKLDFGKEKVILVNENEFEISRRIEIEAKVKDIDEQNNFLRKELENVQNLSKDVNNRLREAHQELEDSHRKHTFILKKHQEELGDIIKLHDEEKYKLKQQLEDARLNYIKEIENLTIARDKEVSEVKEAAGKMIEEETKRIKQHADKLVANAEAVTRETLAACRTECEERVKRVIADSDAKVSGSHINAMIREAKITVEEEMRLTAERYKACLARVEMERTALDEKLAIKDAEINRLSATLEELKNSAETQESFGQSLQIELDRAETELAEKKDELRALKDQIRAEAAEMVARRKRFEVIMAENQASVAALTKRLAQSNAEVERLQHELKRGEDCINEHRDLLSIMRNNSQIVHEQVHVLMDQLDAKKGLVDQLEAESLSELESLKSVFEAKIDDLKKIATRQVAKLQAENDAKTAQNIEMKNQLQEMANHLAEAQSMLLKLEERNDAQELEISRVDVLNNKFNEQLKERETAIEDLNKLLEHQSEIHKVTLNEASLKIGELSDKIKCLEEKDSQIPKRNELFEEEQNKWRSLEKTIIEKLEEEKSRREAAEDEVKKLSKYNEQLLKDYQEIHEKYAEVVGHHNHRQRIKHVSQLKDKINQLEQDLYAKMRTIEQQHKMIEKLRAEDKRVHSKGKENMLGISQNTFATPIPSPHKPLTPLRNRND; from the exons ATGTCATTTTCAAAAGCCAAAATCCAAAGATTTAATGAATTCGAAA ATGATGTACCTCCACCAGGGGCGTATGATCCAAAATtagataataaagtaaaaggTTTTGTTATTGAAAAGTCAGAGAGATTTCACGACAACAAAAGCGTTGCCAGTGCAGAGTGCAATGTATCAGTGTGCACTAAAAATGCGAGCAATGTGGCAATTACTTTTAGAACG CCACAACCACCACGAAAACACAATCGAGACCAAACAAGATCAAGTTCAAAAGTGAAGTCACGTGGGCTTATTACTGCTAACGACCAAAAATTGAAGTACGATTCCGAGCATCAACTAGCTGATCTTCAAGTAGAATGTTCCAACAAAGACAGGACGATACAAGAGCTTGAGAAGCACATCGAGGACATGAAGGAGGAAGTGCAGAAATTAGAATTGCAACTCGACGagttacataaaaaacaaacagaAGTAGAGGAGCAACATCGAAAGGACATAGAAATAATG GCTAAATTGCaacaagaaattttaaatggtTATGATGAAAAGCATCAAACCGAAGTGAAGCGCCTTCGTTCTCAGCTTTTGGAAGTTTCAGAGGAGAAAGAACGCGAAATTGAAGCAAGAAAAGCTATGGAAGGTGATCTTAGAAATCGTATCGCGGATTTCTCGAAAAGAATAGCAGCGTTAGAATCTGAATTGGCAGATAAAAAACACACAAACGTGAAAAGA GTTCAATCTCTCGAAATACAAATTGAAGaactaacaataaaattagaagAGATAACAGTAAGTCACAAATATGAAGTTGGCTTGCTGGAACAAGAAAAGGCTAAACTTAATTCATGTGTTAGTAATTTAATGGAGGAACGTGATAAGTTGGAGCTAAAGTTGCAAAAGCGACAAAATGTAATTCTTGAACTACAAGGACAACTATCTGCCCTTCAATGTGAATTAGACGAACTAAAGGGTGAATATGAAAAAGTTGtcgaaaatttttcgaaaaaagtGGGTGATCttagatataaatatgaagaagaaactaataaattgaaactcgattttggaaaagaaaaagtgatCCTTGTCAATGAaaacgaatttgaaatatcgcgTAGGATAGAAATTGAAGCTAAAGTAAAAGATATTGacgaacaaaataattttcttagaaaagaaCTGGAAAACGTTCAAAATCTTTCcaaagat gTTAATAATCGTTTACGTGAGGCGCATCAAGAATTAGAAGATTCACATAGAAAACAcacttttattttgaaaaaacatCAGGAAGAATTAGGTGATATAATAAAGCTTCATGatgaagagaaatataaactGAAACAGCAATTGGAGGATGCAagattgaattatataaaagagatagaaaat CTAACGATAGCAAGAGACAAAGAAGTATCAGAAGTAAAAGAAGCTGCGGGCAAAAtgatcgaagaagaaacgaaacgaattaaaCAACATGCCGATAAATTAGTAGCGAATGCAGAAGCTGTTACGAGAGAAACATTGGCAGCTTGTCGTACCGAATGTGAGGAAAGAGTAAAAAGAGTGATTGCTGATAGTGACGCGAAAGTAAGCGGGTCACAC ATAAATGCTATGATCAGAGAGGCAAAGATTACTGTAGAGGAAGAAATGCGACTTACCGCGGAAAGGTATAAAGCGTGTTTAGCGCGAGTAGAAATGGAACGAACGGCATTAGACGAAAAACTGGCGATTAAAGATGCTGAAATTAATAGACTTTCCGCGACTCTGGAAGAATTAAAGAACTCTGCAGAAACTCAG GAAAGTTTTGGCCAAAGCTTACAAATAGAATTAGATCGAGCAGAAACTGAACTagcagaaaagaaagatgaatTAAGAGCTCTAAAAGATCAAATTCGAGCAGAGGCAGCGGAAATGGTAGCTAGACGAAAGAG attcgAAGTTATAATGGCTGAAAATCAAGCATCAGTTGCTGCCTTAACTAAACGTTTGGCTCAAAGTAATGCTGAAGTGGAAAGATTACAGCATGAATTAAAACGTGGTGAAGATTGCATAAACGAACATCGTGATTTATTGAGTATTATGCGCAACAACTCTCAAATAGTACATGAACAGGTGCATGTTTTGATGGATCAATTAGACGCCAAAAAGGGATTAGTCGATCAACTCGAAGCTGAAAGTTTAAGCGAATTAGAATCATTAAAATCTGTATTCGAAGCTAAAATCGATGACTTAAAGAAAATAGCAACCAGACAAGTTGCGAAATTACAAGCTGAAAATGATGCGAAGACCGCTCAAAATATTGAG ATGAAAAATCAGCTTCAAGAAATGGCTAACCATCTTGCTGAAGCACAAAGTATGCTGCTTAAgttggaagaaagaaacgatgcTCAAGAACTCGAAATTTCTCGAGTGGATGTGCTAAACAACAAATTTAATGAACAGTTGAAAGAACGTGAAACAGCAATAGAAGacttaaataaattgttagaGCATCAATCAGAAATTCATAAAGTTACTTTAAATGAA GCAAGTTTGAAAATAGGAGAACtttctgataaaattaaatgccTTGAAGAAAAGGACAGTCAGATACCG AAACGTAATGAATTATTCGAAGAAGAACAGAACAAATGGAGAAGTTTAGAAAAAACGATTATAGAAAaacttgaagaagaaaaatcccGTCGAGAAGCAGCTGAAGA TGAAGTGAAAAAGCTTTCCAAATATAACGAGCAACTTCTAAAAGATTATCAAGAAATCCATGAAAAATACGCTGAAGTTGTTGGTCATCATAATCACAGGCAAAGAATTAAACATGTATCTCAACTGAAAGATAAAATCAATCAACTCGAACAG GATTTATATGCGAAGATGAGGACAATAGAACAGCAGCACAAgatgatagaaaaattgagaGCAGAAGATAAACGTGTGCATAGTAAGGGAAAAGAGAACATGTTAGGAATTTCACAGAACACTTTTGCGACACCTATTCCTTCTCCACATAAACCATTGACGCCATTAAGGAATCGGAATGATTAG
- the LOC122566449 gene encoding hyaluronan mediated motility receptor-like isoform X4 produces the protein MSFSKAKIQRFNEFENDVPPPGAYDPKLDNKVKGFVIEKSERFHDNKSVASAECNVSVCTKNASNVAITFRTPQPPRKHNRDQTRSSSKVKSRGLITANDQKLKYDSEHQLADLQVECSNKDRTIQELEKHIEDMKEEVQKLELQLDELHKKQTEVEEQHRKDIEIMAKLQQEILNGYDEKHQTEVKRLRSQLLEVSEEKEREIEARKAMEGDLRNRIADFSKRIAALESELADKKHTNVKRVQSLEIQIEELTIKLEEITVSHKYEVGLLEQEKAKLNSCVSNLMEERDKLELKLQKRQNVILELQGQLSALQCELDELKGEYEKVVENFSKKVGDLRYKYEEETNKLKLDFGKEKVILVNENEFEISRRIEIEAKVKDIDEQNNFLRKELENVQNLSKDVNNRLREAHQELEDSHRKHTFILKKHQEELGDIIKLHDEEKYKLKQQLEDARLNYIKEIENLTIARDKEVSEVKEAAGKMIEEETKRIKQHADKLVANAEAVTRETLAACRTECEERVKRVIADSDAKINAMIREAKITVEEEMRLTAERYKACLARVEMERTALDEKLAIKDAEINRLSATLEELKNSAETQESFGQSLQIELDRAETELAEKKDELRALKDQIRAEAAEMVARRKRFEVIMAENQASVAALTKRLAQSNAEVERLQHELKRGEDCINEHRDLLSIMRNNSQIVHEQVHVLMDQLDAKKGLVDQLEAESLSELESLKSVFEAKIDDLKKIATRQVAKLQAENDAKTAQNIEMKNQLQEMANHLAEAQSMLLKLEERNDAQELEISRVDVLNNKFNEQLKERETAIEDLNKLLEHQSEIHKVTLNEASLKIGELSDKIKCLEEKDSQIPKRNELFEEEQNKWRSLEKTIIEKLEEEKSRREAAEDEVKKLSKYNEQLLKDYQEIHEKYAEVVGHHNHRQRIKHVSQLKDKINQLEQDLYAKMRTIEQQHKMIEKLRAEDKRVHSKGKENMLGISQNTFATPIPSPHKPLTPLRNRND, from the exons ATGTCATTTTCAAAAGCCAAAATCCAAAGATTTAATGAATTCGAAA ATGATGTACCTCCACCAGGGGCGTATGATCCAAAATtagataataaagtaaaaggTTTTGTTATTGAAAAGTCAGAGAGATTTCACGACAACAAAAGCGTTGCCAGTGCAGAGTGCAATGTATCAGTGTGCACTAAAAATGCGAGCAATGTGGCAATTACTTTTAGAACG CCACAACCACCACGAAAACACAATCGAGACCAAACAAGATCAAGTTCAAAAGTGAAGTCACGTGGGCTTATTACTGCTAACGACCAAAAATTGAAGTACGATTCCGAGCATCAACTAGCTGATCTTCAAGTAGAATGTTCCAACAAAGACAGGACGATACAAGAGCTTGAGAAGCACATCGAGGACATGAAGGAGGAAGTGCAGAAATTAGAATTGCAACTCGACGagttacataaaaaacaaacagaAGTAGAGGAGCAACATCGAAAGGACATAGAAATAATG GCTAAATTGCaacaagaaattttaaatggtTATGATGAAAAGCATCAAACCGAAGTGAAGCGCCTTCGTTCTCAGCTTTTGGAAGTTTCAGAGGAGAAAGAACGCGAAATTGAAGCAAGAAAAGCTATGGAAGGTGATCTTAGAAATCGTATCGCGGATTTCTCGAAAAGAATAGCAGCGTTAGAATCTGAATTGGCAGATAAAAAACACACAAACGTGAAAAGA GTTCAATCTCTCGAAATACAAATTGAAGaactaacaataaaattagaagAGATAACAGTAAGTCACAAATATGAAGTTGGCTTGCTGGAACAAGAAAAGGCTAAACTTAATTCATGTGTTAGTAATTTAATGGAGGAACGTGATAAGTTGGAGCTAAAGTTGCAAAAGCGACAAAATGTAATTCTTGAACTACAAGGACAACTATCTGCCCTTCAATGTGAATTAGACGAACTAAAGGGTGAATATGAAAAAGTTGtcgaaaatttttcgaaaaaagtGGGTGATCttagatataaatatgaagaagaaactaataaattgaaactcgattttggaaaagaaaaagtgatCCTTGTCAATGAaaacgaatttgaaatatcgcgTAGGATAGAAATTGAAGCTAAAGTAAAAGATATTGacgaacaaaataattttcttagaaaagaaCTGGAAAACGTTCAAAATCTTTCcaaagat gTTAATAATCGTTTACGTGAGGCGCATCAAGAATTAGAAGATTCACATAGAAAACAcacttttattttgaaaaaacatCAGGAAGAATTAGGTGATATAATAAAGCTTCATGatgaagagaaatataaactGAAACAGCAATTGGAGGATGCAagattgaattatataaaagagatagaaaat CTAACGATAGCAAGAGACAAAGAAGTATCAGAAGTAAAAGAAGCTGCGGGCAAAAtgatcgaagaagaaacgaaacgaattaaaCAACATGCCGATAAATTAGTAGCGAATGCAGAAGCTGTTACGAGAGAAACATTGGCAGCTTGTCGTACCGAATGTGAGGAAAGAGTAAAAAGAGTGATTGCTGATAGTGACGCGAAA ATAAATGCTATGATCAGAGAGGCAAAGATTACTGTAGAGGAAGAAATGCGACTTACCGCGGAAAGGTATAAAGCGTGTTTAGCGCGAGTAGAAATGGAACGAACGGCATTAGACGAAAAACTGGCGATTAAAGATGCTGAAATTAATAGACTTTCCGCGACTCTGGAAGAATTAAAGAACTCTGCAGAAACTCAG GAAAGTTTTGGCCAAAGCTTACAAATAGAATTAGATCGAGCAGAAACTGAACTagcagaaaagaaagatgaatTAAGAGCTCTAAAAGATCAAATTCGAGCAGAGGCAGCGGAAATGGTAGCTAGACGAAAGAG attcgAAGTTATAATGGCTGAAAATCAAGCATCAGTTGCTGCCTTAACTAAACGTTTGGCTCAAAGTAATGCTGAAGTGGAAAGATTACAGCATGAATTAAAACGTGGTGAAGATTGCATAAACGAACATCGTGATTTATTGAGTATTATGCGCAACAACTCTCAAATAGTACATGAACAGGTGCATGTTTTGATGGATCAATTAGACGCCAAAAAGGGATTAGTCGATCAACTCGAAGCTGAAAGTTTAAGCGAATTAGAATCATTAAAATCTGTATTCGAAGCTAAAATCGATGACTTAAAGAAAATAGCAACCAGACAAGTTGCGAAATTACAAGCTGAAAATGATGCGAAGACCGCTCAAAATATTGAG ATGAAAAATCAGCTTCAAGAAATGGCTAACCATCTTGCTGAAGCACAAAGTATGCTGCTTAAgttggaagaaagaaacgatgcTCAAGAACTCGAAATTTCTCGAGTGGATGTGCTAAACAACAAATTTAATGAACAGTTGAAAGAACGTGAAACAGCAATAGAAGacttaaataaattgttagaGCATCAATCAGAAATTCATAAAGTTACTTTAAATGAA GCAAGTTTGAAAATAGGAGAACtttctgataaaattaaatgccTTGAAGAAAAGGACAGTCAGATACCG AAACGTAATGAATTATTCGAAGAAGAACAGAACAAATGGAGAAGTTTAGAAAAAACGATTATAGAAAaacttgaagaagaaaaatcccGTCGAGAAGCAGCTGAAGA TGAAGTGAAAAAGCTTTCCAAATATAACGAGCAACTTCTAAAAGATTATCAAGAAATCCATGAAAAATACGCTGAAGTTGTTGGTCATCATAATCACAGGCAAAGAATTAAACATGTATCTCAACTGAAAGATAAAATCAATCAACTCGAACAG GATTTATATGCGAAGATGAGGACAATAGAACAGCAGCACAAgatgatagaaaaattgagaGCAGAAGATAAACGTGTGCATAGTAAGGGAAAAGAGAACATGTTAGGAATTTCACAGAACACTTTTGCGACACCTATTCCTTCTCCACATAAACCATTGACGCCATTAAGGAATCGGAATGATTAG
- the LOC122566449 gene encoding myosin-9-like isoform X1 produces the protein MIQDRFCYATMKEGVVWTLERTPDDVPPPGAYDPKLDNKVKGFVIEKSERFHDNKSVASAECNVSVCTKNASNVAITFRTPQPPRKHNRDQTRSSSKVKSRGLITANDQKLKYDSEHQLADLQVECSNKDRTIQELEKHIEDMKEEVQKLELQLDELHKKQTEVEEQHRKDIEIMAKLQQEILNGYDEKHQTEVKRLRSQLLEVSEEKEREIEARKAMEGDLRNRIADFSKRIAALESELADKKHTNVKRVQSLEIQIEELTIKLEEITVSHKYEVGLLEQEKAKLNSCVSNLMEERDKLELKLQKRQNVILELQGQLSALQCELDELKGEYEKVVENFSKKVGDLRYKYEEETNKLKLDFGKEKVILVNENEFEISRRIEIEAKVKDIDEQNNFLRKELENVQNLSKDVNNRLREAHQELEDSHRKHTFILKKHQEELGDIIKLHDEEKYKLKQQLEDARLNYIKEIENLTIARDKEVSEVKEAAGKMIEEETKRIKQHADKLVANAEAVTRETLAACRTECEERVKRVIADSDAKVSGSHINAMIREAKITVEEEMRLTAERYKACLARVEMERTALDEKLAIKDAEINRLSATLEELKNSAETQESFGQSLQIELDRAETELAEKKDELRALKDQIRAEAAEMVARRKRFEVIMAENQASVAALTKRLAQSNAEVERLQHELKRGEDCINEHRDLLSIMRNNSQIVHEQVHVLMDQLDAKKGLVDQLEAESLSELESLKSVFEAKIDDLKKIATRQVAKLQAENDAKTAQNIEMKNQLQEMANHLAEAQSMLLKLEERNDAQELEISRVDVLNNKFNEQLKERETAIEDLNKLLEHQSEIHKVTLNEASLKIGELSDKIKCLEEKDSQIPKRNELFEEEQNKWRSLEKTIIEKLEEEKSRREAAEDEVKKLSKYNEQLLKDYQEIHEKYAEVVGHHNHRQRIKHVSQLKDKINQLEQDLYAKMRTIEQQHKMIEKLRAEDKRVHSKGKENMLGISQNTFATPIPSPHKPLTPLRNRND, from the exons ATGATACAAGATCGATTTTGTTACGCAACTATGAAAGAAGGGGTGGTTTGGACGTTAGAGAGAACACCTG ATGATGTACCTCCACCAGGGGCGTATGATCCAAAATtagataataaagtaaaaggTTTTGTTATTGAAAAGTCAGAGAGATTTCACGACAACAAAAGCGTTGCCAGTGCAGAGTGCAATGTATCAGTGTGCACTAAAAATGCGAGCAATGTGGCAATTACTTTTAGAACG CCACAACCACCACGAAAACACAATCGAGACCAAACAAGATCAAGTTCAAAAGTGAAGTCACGTGGGCTTATTACTGCTAACGACCAAAAATTGAAGTACGATTCCGAGCATCAACTAGCTGATCTTCAAGTAGAATGTTCCAACAAAGACAGGACGATACAAGAGCTTGAGAAGCACATCGAGGACATGAAGGAGGAAGTGCAGAAATTAGAATTGCAACTCGACGagttacataaaaaacaaacagaAGTAGAGGAGCAACATCGAAAGGACATAGAAATAATG GCTAAATTGCaacaagaaattttaaatggtTATGATGAAAAGCATCAAACCGAAGTGAAGCGCCTTCGTTCTCAGCTTTTGGAAGTTTCAGAGGAGAAAGAACGCGAAATTGAAGCAAGAAAAGCTATGGAAGGTGATCTTAGAAATCGTATCGCGGATTTCTCGAAAAGAATAGCAGCGTTAGAATCTGAATTGGCAGATAAAAAACACACAAACGTGAAAAGA GTTCAATCTCTCGAAATACAAATTGAAGaactaacaataaaattagaagAGATAACAGTAAGTCACAAATATGAAGTTGGCTTGCTGGAACAAGAAAAGGCTAAACTTAATTCATGTGTTAGTAATTTAATGGAGGAACGTGATAAGTTGGAGCTAAAGTTGCAAAAGCGACAAAATGTAATTCTTGAACTACAAGGACAACTATCTGCCCTTCAATGTGAATTAGACGAACTAAAGGGTGAATATGAAAAAGTTGtcgaaaatttttcgaaaaaagtGGGTGATCttagatataaatatgaagaagaaactaataaattgaaactcgattttggaaaagaaaaagtgatCCTTGTCAATGAaaacgaatttgaaatatcgcgTAGGATAGAAATTGAAGCTAAAGTAAAAGATATTGacgaacaaaataattttcttagaaaagaaCTGGAAAACGTTCAAAATCTTTCcaaagat gTTAATAATCGTTTACGTGAGGCGCATCAAGAATTAGAAGATTCACATAGAAAACAcacttttattttgaaaaaacatCAGGAAGAATTAGGTGATATAATAAAGCTTCATGatgaagagaaatataaactGAAACAGCAATTGGAGGATGCAagattgaattatataaaagagatagaaaat CTAACGATAGCAAGAGACAAAGAAGTATCAGAAGTAAAAGAAGCTGCGGGCAAAAtgatcgaagaagaaacgaaacgaattaaaCAACATGCCGATAAATTAGTAGCGAATGCAGAAGCTGTTACGAGAGAAACATTGGCAGCTTGTCGTACCGAATGTGAGGAAAGAGTAAAAAGAGTGATTGCTGATAGTGACGCGAAAGTAAGCGGGTCACAC ATAAATGCTATGATCAGAGAGGCAAAGATTACTGTAGAGGAAGAAATGCGACTTACCGCGGAAAGGTATAAAGCGTGTTTAGCGCGAGTAGAAATGGAACGAACGGCATTAGACGAAAAACTGGCGATTAAAGATGCTGAAATTAATAGACTTTCCGCGACTCTGGAAGAATTAAAGAACTCTGCAGAAACTCAG GAAAGTTTTGGCCAAAGCTTACAAATAGAATTAGATCGAGCAGAAACTGAACTagcagaaaagaaagatgaatTAAGAGCTCTAAAAGATCAAATTCGAGCAGAGGCAGCGGAAATGGTAGCTAGACGAAAGAG attcgAAGTTATAATGGCTGAAAATCAAGCATCAGTTGCTGCCTTAACTAAACGTTTGGCTCAAAGTAATGCTGAAGTGGAAAGATTACAGCATGAATTAAAACGTGGTGAAGATTGCATAAACGAACATCGTGATTTATTGAGTATTATGCGCAACAACTCTCAAATAGTACATGAACAGGTGCATGTTTTGATGGATCAATTAGACGCCAAAAAGGGATTAGTCGATCAACTCGAAGCTGAAAGTTTAAGCGAATTAGAATCATTAAAATCTGTATTCGAAGCTAAAATCGATGACTTAAAGAAAATAGCAACCAGACAAGTTGCGAAATTACAAGCTGAAAATGATGCGAAGACCGCTCAAAATATTGAG ATGAAAAATCAGCTTCAAGAAATGGCTAACCATCTTGCTGAAGCACAAAGTATGCTGCTTAAgttggaagaaagaaacgatgcTCAAGAACTCGAAATTTCTCGAGTGGATGTGCTAAACAACAAATTTAATGAACAGTTGAAAGAACGTGAAACAGCAATAGAAGacttaaataaattgttagaGCATCAATCAGAAATTCATAAAGTTACTTTAAATGAA GCAAGTTTGAAAATAGGAGAACtttctgataaaattaaatgccTTGAAGAAAAGGACAGTCAGATACCG AAACGTAATGAATTATTCGAAGAAGAACAGAACAAATGGAGAAGTTTAGAAAAAACGATTATAGAAAaacttgaagaagaaaaatcccGTCGAGAAGCAGCTGAAGA TGAAGTGAAAAAGCTTTCCAAATATAACGAGCAACTTCTAAAAGATTATCAAGAAATCCATGAAAAATACGCTGAAGTTGTTGGTCATCATAATCACAGGCAAAGAATTAAACATGTATCTCAACTGAAAGATAAAATCAATCAACTCGAACAG GATTTATATGCGAAGATGAGGACAATAGAACAGCAGCACAAgatgatagaaaaattgagaGCAGAAGATAAACGTGTGCATAGTAAGGGAAAAGAGAACATGTTAGGAATTTCACAGAACACTTTTGCGACACCTATTCCTTCTCCACATAAACCATTGACGCCATTAAGGAATCGGAATGATTAG